A window of the Diceros bicornis minor isolate mBicDic1 chromosome 12, mDicBic1.mat.cur, whole genome shotgun sequence genome harbors these coding sequences:
- the FABP1 gene encoding fatty acid-binding protein, liver: MNFSGKYRRQSQENFEAFMKAIGVPDELIQKWKNTESVTEIVQNGKHFKFIITAGPKVLQNEFTLGEEFELETLTGEKVKAAAQLEGDKLVTTFKGIKSVIELNGDILTTTMTLGDTVFKSTSKRI, encoded by the exons ATGAACTTCTCCGGCAAGTACCGACGGCAGAGCCAGGAAAACTTTGAGGCCTTCATGAAGGCAATTG GTGTGCCAGATGAGCTCATCCAGAAGTGGAAGAACACTGAGTCGGTGACGGAAATCGTGCAAAACGGGAAGCACTTCAAGTTCATCATCACTGCAGGGCCCAAAGTGTTGCAAAATGAGTTCACCTTGGGGGAGGAGTTTGAGCTGGAGACCTTGACTGGGGAGAAGGTCAAG GCAGCGGCTCAGTTGGAAGGTGATAAACTGGTGACAACGTTCAAAGGCATCAAGTCCGTGATTGAACTCAATGGTGACATACTCACCACT ACTATGACATTGGGTGACACTGTCTTCAAGAGCACCAGCAAGAGAATTTAG